The region CGCCCTGCTGGTGGCCCTGTGCCTGGCCGCCGCGCCCGCCTGGGCCGGTCCGGTGCTGGACCGCGTGCTCAAGAACAAGACCCTGGTGGTGGGCATCGCCACCGGCCTGCCCCCCCTGAGCGCCAAGACCGTAAAAGGCAAATACATGGGCCTGGACGTGGACATCGTCACCGGCCTGGCCGCCTCCCTGGGGGTGAAGGTCAAGTGGCGCCCCATGGCATTCGACAAGCTGATCAAGGCCGCGGCTTCGGGCGAGGTGGACGTGGCGGTGGGCGGCATCACCATCACCCCGGCGCGCAACGCCAAGGTGTTCTTCGCGGGCCCCTACTTCGTCTCCGGCCAGACGCTGTTGGCCACCGAGAAGGTGGGCGCGAGCATCAACGGCCTGGCCGACGTGAACCGCCCCGGCTTCAGCGTGGCCGTGGCCGAGGGCACCACCGGCGAGCGGGCGGTGCGCGAGGTGATGCCCAAGGCCAGGATAATACTGGCCCCGAACAACGACGAGGCCCTGAAGATGGTGCTCCGGGGAGCGGTGAGCGCCATGGTGGCCGACTACCCCTACTGCGCGGTGGCGGTGTTTAGGAACCCCGAGGCCAAGCTGGGCACCCTGCAAAAGCCCTTCACCTTCGAGCCGCTGGGCCTGGCCCTGCCCCCCAGCGACGCCCTGTGGGACAACCTGGTGACCAACTACCTCTTCGAGCTGGAGGGCGGGGGCAAGATGAACTACCTCAAGAACCGTTGGTTCAAGAACCCGGGCTGGATGCGCCTGCTGCCCAAGTAGACGCCGCCGGAGCCCGGCGGCAAGGGAGCTTTTTTATTCCGGCCCGCATTAGGTTCTTGCCTACCCCGGCCGGCTTGGCCCATTATTGGGCCATAGTTTGGCACAACCCAATTTTGCAAGGAGTATCCCCATGCTGAAGCGCGGATTGTTATTGAGCTTGATCCTGGCCCTGGTGCTGGCCTTCGCCGCCACCGCCCTGGCCGGGCCGGTGGTCGACCGCGTGGTCAAAAAAGGCGTGCTGGTGGTGGGCACGGCCGGCGACTATCCTCCCCTGAACTTCAAGGCCACCAACGGCAAGGCCATGGGCCTGGACGTGGACGTGGCCACCATCATGGCCAAGGCCCTGGAGGTCAAGCTCCAGATCAAGATGATGCCCTTCCCCAAGCTCATGAGCGCGCTGAAAAAGGGCGAGGTGGATCTGGTGATCTCGGGCATGACCATGCTGCCCAAGCGCAACCTCGAGGTCTGCTTCGCCGGGCCCTACTTCATCACCGGGCAGGGATGCCTGATGAAGGGTGACCTGATGATGAAGGTGCGCGGCCTGATGGACCTGAACCAGCCCATGTACACCACCGCCGTGTCCGCCGGCACCACCGGCGAGATGACCGCCAAGCAGCTTCTGCCCAAGGGCAAGATCCTGGTGGTCAAGGACAACGACGCGGCCCTCCAGGCCCTGATCACCGGCAAGGCCCAGGCCCTGATGGCCGACTTCCCCTTCTGCGTGCTGGCCTCCTTCCGCCACCGCAAGGACAACCTGGCCGCCCTGGAGAAGCCCTTCACCTACGAGCCCCTGGGCGTGGCCGTGGCCGCCAACGATCCCCAGATGCTCAACCTGGTGAACAACTACCTGGGCACCCTCAACGCCTCGGGTGGCCTGGACCAGCTCAAGAAGCGCTGGTTCAAGAAGTCCGACTGGATGAAAAACCTGCCCCAGGTGAAGTAACCCGCGCATTACCGAATAAAGAGGCCCCGCCCGAATCGGGCGGGGCCTTTTCTGTTTTGTTTGCCAAGGGCGCGGCTAGGCGACCGGCACTAAAGACGGCACAGCCAGCCGCCGCGGGGCAAGGCGGAAACGGGCGAGGGACGCAGAGGTTGACAACGCCGCCCTGGGGTGGCTGGCGAAGCCGTCAGTCCTGCTCGGCCTTGCATTCGGGGCACACCGTCCCGCCGCCCTTCTTCTCCACCACAAAGGGATGACCGCAGGAGGCGCAGGCGATGGGCAGGGGCTTTTTCCAGGTGGCGTAGTCGCACTTGGGGTAGTTGTCGCAGCCGTAGAAGTTCTTGCCCCTACGGGAGCGCTTCTCCACGATCTCGTGGCCGCACTTGGGGCAGTCCACCCCCACGGGCAGGCCCTTGCTGAAGCGGCACTTGGGGTAGTTGTCGCAGGAGATGAAGCGTCCGCCCGAGCGGGTGGGCTTGATCACCAGCTGCCCGCCGCACTTGGGGCATTTTTCGTCCAGGGGCTCCACGGGAGGCTTTTCCATGGCCTTGCCGTCTTCGTCCAGGGGCAGGACGTGCTTGCACTTGGGATAGGCGGTGCAGGCCAGGAAGGGGCCGTAGCGGCCTTTTTTGACCGCCATGGGCGCGCCGCACTTCTCGCAGGTCACGCCCGGATCCTCGGGCGGCTCCTCGGGCACGATCTTGCCGTTGTCGTCGCGGGTGAAGTCAAAGGTGGTCTTGCACTCCGGGTAGCCGGAGCAGGCCAAAAACTCGCCGTGCTTGCCCAGGCGGATGGCCATCTTCTTGCCGCAGGTGGGGCAGTCCACGTCGGTGACCAGGCCCTTGCCCTTGACCTGGCGCATGCCGGTCTTGGCCTCTTCCAGGGCCTTGGCAAAGGGGCCGTAGAACTCGTCCAGGAGCTTGCGCCAGTCGCGCTTGCCCTCCTCCACCTGGTCCAGGCTCTGCTCCAGCTGGGCGGTGAAGTCCACCTCCATGATCTGGGGGAAGCTCTCCACCAACAGATCGCTGACCACGTTGCCCATCTCGGCGGGGGCCAGCTGGCGCTTTAGCTTCTTGACGTACTTGCGGTCCACCAGAGTGGAGATGATGGAGCTGTAGGTCGAGGGGCGTCCGATGCCCTTCTCTTCCAGCTCCTTGACCAGGCTGGCCTCGGAGAAGCGCGGAGGCGGCTGGGTGAAGTGCTGCTTGGGGTCGAGACCCTCCAGCTTGAGCTCCTGGCCTTGGTCCAGGGGGGGCAGCGTGCCCTCCTGCTCGGGCTCCTCGCCGTTGTCCTTGCCCTCTTCGTAGACCGCGGTGAAGCCGGGGAAGGTCTTGATCTGGCCGTTGGCCCGCAGCTCGCCGGCGCCCGCGCTGATCTTGGCCTGGGTGCGGTCGAACAGGGCCGGGGCCATCTGGCTGGCGATGAAACGCTGCCAGATGAGGCGGTAGAGCTTGAGCTCGTCGCCGCTCAGATACTTGGCCATGGCCTCGGGGGTGCGGGCCGCGCTGGTGGGGCGCACCGCCTCGTGGGCGTCCTGGGCCCCGGAGCGGCTCTTGTACACGTTGGGCTTGGCGGGCAGGTAGTCGGCCCCGTAGCGCTGGCCGATGAGATCGCGGGCCTCGGCCATGGCCGGCTGGGCCAGGCGGGTGGAGTCGGTTCGCATGTAGGTGATCAGACCCACCGCGCCCTCTTCGGTCTCCTTGCCCTCGTAGAGCCGCTGGGCCAGGCTCATGGTCTTTTTGGTGGTGAAGCCCAGCTTGCGGTAGGCCTCCTGTTGCAGGGTGGAGGTGATGAAGGGCGGGGCCGGGCGGCGCTTGACCTGCCGCTTGCTCACCTCGCTCACCACGAAGTCCTGGCCGGTGATGGCGTCCACTCCGGCCTGGGCCTCGGCCTGGTTGGTGGGCGCGAACTTCTTGCCGTCCACCTTGAGTAGCTTGGCCTCGAACACCGGCGGGTTGCCGTCGCTCAGCTGGGCGGTGACGGTCCAGTATTCCTGGGGCTGGAAGGCCTGGATGGCCCGCTCCCGCTCCACGATTATGCGCAGGGCCACCGACTGCACCCGCCCGGCGGACAGGCCGCCGCGCACCTTTTCCCAGAGCAGGGGCGAAATCTGATAGCCCACCAGACGGTCCAGCACCCGGCGGGCCTGCTGGCTGTCGTAGCGGTGGTGGTCCAGGGTGGCGGGCTCGTTCACCGCCTTGAGGATGGCGCCCTTGGTCAGCTCATGGAACAGCACCCGGTGATAGGACTCCAGGGGGCGTCCCAGCTCCTTGGCGATGTGCCAGGCGATGGCCTCGCCCTCGCGGTCCGGGTCCGGGGCCAGGAACACCTCGTCGGCCGCCTTGGCCGCCGCCTTGAGCTCCCGGACCACCTTTTCCTTGCCTGGGATCACCTGATACTCGGGGGTGAAGTCCCCGTCCAGGTCCACGCCCAGGCGTTTTTTGGGCAGGTCCACCACATGGCCCACCGAGGCCTTCACCGCGAAGTCCTTGCCCAGGTACTTCTTGATGGTGCGGGCCTTGGCCGGCGATTCCACTATGAGCAGATTTTTTGCCATATCAAAAAGCTGTCGCTCTCCGGCTCGATTAATCCCCCAGGGGGTTCCTAGAGGTTAAGCACATAATTCTTGCCCGGCAACTCCCGTACCCGGTCGCAGAGCACCAGGTTGAGTAGCAGGGTGTTGAGCGCGCCGTGGTCCAGGCCGCTGGCCCGGGCGATGAGGTCGATGTGCCTGGGCTCCACGCTCAGGTGCTTCAGCAGCTCGGCCTCGGCCGGGGTGGGCTCGCCCAGGTCCTGGGGCCGGGGGTCGGCCGGGCCCGGCCCCGGCGGCAGGGCCCCGGGCTCCAAAAGGTCCCGGCTGCTGGTGAGGATGTGGGCCCCGTCCTTGATGAGCTGATTGCAGCCCGCGCTCAAGGGCGCGCCCACCGGCCCGGGCACGGCCCACACCTCGCGGCCCTGCTCCAGGGCGTGACGCGCGGTGATGAGCGAGCCGCTCTTGAGGCCCGCCTCCACCACCACCACGATGCGGGCCAGCCCGCTGATCACCCGGTTGCGCACCGGGAAGTGGGCCGGGGCGGGCTGGGTGCCCAGGGGAAACTCGCTGACCACCGCCCCTTCTTGGGCCATCCTCTTTATAAGCTCGCGGTGCTCCCGGGGGTAGGTCACGTCCAGGCCGCAGCCCAACACGCCCACCGTATGGGCCCCGGCCTCCAGGGCCGCCCGATGGGCCGCGCCGTCCACCCCCCGGGCCAGGCCAGAGACCAGGCTCTTTCCGTCCAGGGCCCGGTCGCGCCCCAAATCCACGGCCAGGCGCTGGCCGTAGGGGCTCATCTTCCGGCTGCCCACCACGGCCACCCCGCCATCATGGCAAGGAGCCAGATCGCCCCGCGCGAACAAAACCGGCGGCGGGGCCAGGATGTTGGCCAGCACGGTGGGGTAGTCCGGCGAGCGCAGGGTGATGACCCGGGCGCCCAGGCGCTCCAGGCCGCGCATCTCCGCCTCGGGGTCCGCGCTCCAGGCCCGGCAGTGCACCGCGCGGGCCACCTCCTCGCGCAGGCGGGGGATGGCCTTGAGCGCGCCCAGGGGCGCCCCCAAGGCCGCGCCCGGCGAGCCGAAGGCCTCCACCAGGCGGGCGTAGGTTATGCTGCCCACCCCGGGAATGAGCTTCAGGCCCAGCCAGTCCAATAGCTCCTGGGGGCCTTGGCTTGGTGATAGCTCCTCCATGGGGTCAAGAAGCTAACCAGCCGACCCATGATCGGTCAAGGGGTTTTTCTGTGGCGCGCCTCCGTACTATAATGTCCTAACCTGCCTCTCCCCACTCCGCCAGTACAGACGAGTGCCTATGACGGGATCCAAAAGACCGAACCACGCTAACAGCGCTAACGACATACTACATGTAAATAAAGAAGCGACAGTGTGACCCAAAAACTCAACAAGCAGAGCGAAAACGCCGCAGGAAGGCACCGACCAAGTGTCACAGATAGGCTACGGAATTATTGTCATAAATTTTTCCCAAATTTAATTCTAAGTTCACATGCAAAATTATTCGAAAATACAATGCGCAAACGAGATCAAGAGAAAAACCAAAAAACCACGCCTCCGCCAGATGAAAAAATCGATTTTAAATGCCTATGGGCAGTAGAGTTTTACTTACCATCCCACACAGAACAATTAATATCAGGCTTAGAAAAGCTCCACTGGGGCGGCGACAACAATTCCCGGTCAACAACAGATATAATCAAATGGATTAAGAGCACGAGGAACAGCGCTTTTGGTGGAGGATGGCTAAATTTGGGTTATATCCTTCGCCCAGACAGCAAAAGGTATATTGGACATATCAGACGCGCACCGCTCCCTCCGAGCGTAGACTCGGCAATAGGAAGAATATATAGTTTAACCTCTTCAATAACTTGTGTGGTTATTTGCTTTATTCTTAAGGAAGAACCGTCTGAACAGTTCAATGTTGTGCTTAAGACAGAATTTGCCACTACTCAAAAAGCTATATCTAAAACAGGCTATAAGATAATCGAACCATACTTCCACAAAAAAACAGCCATAAAGGACATCAGAAATAATATTCGCTCCGAAGCTAAGACTTGGTTCAGGAATTTTTTACCGGGATTCTTCTCAACAGATAGTGTAAACGGCGAATTTCCAACATGTGAGCTAACAACGCTTTTACAGCAAGAGCCTCTCCCCGCTTCACGAGGCGAACGCTCAACTCGCCTGGGGTGGCTAGAATTACTCGGCTTGGATTACGATTTCAGGACTTGGCGCTCAGAACACCCAGAATTAAAACTAAACTGGTCTACCAGGCTTGAGGAGGATCAAAGCTCTCACTGTCTAATAAGTTGCAGAAAAGATTCTATATCCGATGAGGAATTAAAACCATACGGCGGAGGCAAAACTAGTCTTGTAGTGTACATTGATATGCTTTTAAACGATCTTATAAGTCGTTGGGCCATTTTGACGATGTTAACCTCTTTTGAGCGCTACCTAAATTCTATACGTGACACAATCACCTTTACACCGATAAAAGGCGGAGCATCTTTAATACTACTTAAAAAACTAAGCGCACATTTCTCTAATAGTGTAAACATATCTATAGTATCTTCTGAACTTAGACGCTTCGCTAGTCAACCTAGAAGATTCGACCACGAATGCGCAGCCTTTAACCCCACACATCCTAAATATTATGGAG is a window of Desulfarculaceae bacterium DNA encoding:
- a CDS encoding transporter substrate-binding domain-containing protein; this encodes MLKRGLLLSLILALVLAFAATALAGPVVDRVVKKGVLVVGTAGDYPPLNFKATNGKAMGLDVDVATIMAKALEVKLQIKMMPFPKLMSALKKGEVDLVISGMTMLPKRNLEVCFAGPYFITGQGCLMKGDLMMKVRGLMDLNQPMYTTAVSAGTTGEMTAKQLLPKGKILVVKDNDAALQALITGKAQALMADFPFCVLASFRHRKDNLAALEKPFTYEPLGVAVAANDPQMLNLVNNYLGTLNASGGLDQLKKRWFKKSDWMKNLPQVK
- a CDS encoding transporter substrate-binding domain-containing protein, with the translated sequence MKRLFMLAALLVALCLAAAPAWAGPVLDRVLKNKTLVVGIATGLPPLSAKTVKGKYMGLDVDIVTGLAASLGVKVKWRPMAFDKLIKAAASGEVDVAVGGITITPARNAKVFFAGPYFVSGQTLLATEKVGASINGLADVNRPGFSVAVAEGTTGERAVREVMPKARIILAPNNDEALKMVLRGAVSAMVADYPYCAVAVFRNPEAKLGTLQKPFTFEPLGLALPPSDALWDNLVTNYLFELEGGGKMNYLKNRWFKNPGWMRLLPK
- the topA gene encoding type I DNA topoisomerase, with amino-acid sequence MAKNLLIVESPAKARTIKKYLGKDFAVKASVGHVVDLPKKRLGVDLDGDFTPEYQVIPGKEKVVRELKAAAKAADEVFLAPDPDREGEAIAWHIAKELGRPLESYHRVLFHELTKGAILKAVNEPATLDHHRYDSQQARRVLDRLVGYQISPLLWEKVRGGLSAGRVQSVALRIIVERERAIQAFQPQEYWTVTAQLSDGNPPVFEAKLLKVDGKKFAPTNQAEAQAGVDAITGQDFVVSEVSKRQVKRRPAPPFITSTLQQEAYRKLGFTTKKTMSLAQRLYEGKETEEGAVGLITYMRTDSTRLAQPAMAEARDLIGQRYGADYLPAKPNVYKSRSGAQDAHEAVRPTSAARTPEAMAKYLSGDELKLYRLIWQRFIASQMAPALFDRTQAKISAGAGELRANGQIKTFPGFTAVYEEGKDNGEEPEQEGTLPPLDQGQELKLEGLDPKQHFTQPPPRFSEASLVKELEEKGIGRPSTYSSIISTLVDRKYVKKLKRQLAPAEMGNVVSDLLVESFPQIMEVDFTAQLEQSLDQVEEGKRDWRKLLDEFYGPFAKALEEAKTGMRQVKGKGLVTDVDCPTCGKKMAIRLGKHGEFLACSGYPECKTTFDFTRDDNGKIVPEEPPEDPGVTCEKCGAPMAVKKGRYGPFLACTAYPKCKHVLPLDEDGKAMEKPPVEPLDEKCPKCGGQLVIKPTRSGGRFISCDNYPKCRFSKGLPVGVDCPKCGHEIVEKRSRRGKNFYGCDNYPKCDYATWKKPLPIACASCGHPFVVEKKGGGTVCPECKAEQD
- the dprA gene encoding DNA-processing protein DprA, which translates into the protein MDWLGLKLIPGVGSITYARLVEAFGSPGAALGAPLGALKAIPRLREEVARAVHCRAWSADPEAEMRGLERLGARVITLRSPDYPTVLANILAPPPVLFARGDLAPCHDGGVAVVGSRKMSPYGQRLAVDLGRDRALDGKSLVSGLARGVDGAAHRAALEAGAHTVGVLGCGLDVTYPREHRELIKRMAQEGAVVSEFPLGTQPAPAHFPVRNRVISGLARIVVVVEAGLKSGSLITARHALEQGREVWAVPGPVGAPLSAGCNQLIKDGAHILTSSRDLLEPGALPPGPGPADPRPQDLGEPTPAEAELLKHLSVEPRHIDLIARASGLDHGALNTLLLNLVLCDRVRELPGKNYVLNL